From the Tripterygium wilfordii isolate XIE 37 chromosome 6, ASM1340144v1, whole genome shotgun sequence genome, one window contains:
- the LOC120000039 gene encoding uncharacterized protein LOC120000039 — MCPAHFPKFPQKIPPASKPPRPLSHHCQTSDFDFERSERSTKMAREKMSPGLKILWFWTIGTAAVLITSVVRTGLREMEQSLNVEQQQQQQRTALNDSIVVDAQPESDEGTVKEVK; from the exons ATGTGCCCAGCCCATTTTCCAAAATTTCCCCAAAAGATTCCACCAGCGTCCAAGCCTCCAAGGCCGCTGTCCCACCATTGTCAAACGTCggattttgattttgagagGAGTGAAAGATCGACAAAGATGGCAAGAGAAAAGATGAGCCCTGGATTGAAGATCCTCTGGTTCTGGACCATTGGCACCGCCGCTG TTTTGATTACAAGCGTGGTGAGGACGGGGTTAAGAGAGATGGAGCAATCCTTGAATGTCgaacagcagcagcaacaacaacgaACTGCTCTCAATGACTCGATTGTTGTGGACGCTCAACCTGAATCGGATGAAGGAACTGTTAAAGAAgtgaaataa
- the LOC120000122 gene encoding putative 4-hydroxy-4-methyl-2-oxoglutarate aldolase 2, producing the protein MALVTTAEVCDANPQLLVSGELRALQPNFQIFGRRPMFSGPIVTLKVFEDNVLVREFLEEKGNGRVLVVDGGGSLRCAILGGNPVVQAQNNGWAGIVVNGCIRDVDEINGCDIGVRALASHPMKANKKGIGEKHVPITIAGTRISDGEWLYADTDGILISRTELSL; encoded by the coding sequence ATGGCGTTGGTAACAACTGCTGAAGTTTGTGATGCAAACCCGCAACTTCTTGTGAGTGGTGAACTCCGAGCACTCCAACCAAATTTTCAGATATTTGGCAGACGCCCGATGTTCTCTGGACCAATAGTGACCCTCAAGGTGTTTGAAGACAACGTTTTGGTTCGCGAGTTTCTTGAGGAGAAAGGAAATGGCAGAGTTCTTGTTGTAGATGGTGGTGGGAGTTTGAGGTGTGCCATACTTGGAGGCAATCCTGTAGTACAAGCCCAAAACAATGGATGGGCAGGTATAGTGGTTAATGGCTGCATAAGAGATGTGGATGAAATCAATGGTTGTGATATTGGTGTTAGAGCTCTGGCTTCTCATCCAATGAAAGCTAATAAGAAAGGAATTGGGGAGAAACATGTCCCCATAACCATTGCTGGGACCAGAATCTCTGATGGGGAATGGCTCTATGCAGACACCGATGGCATCCTGATTTCTCGCACAGAACTTTCTCTCTGA